Part of the Sulfobacillus acidophilus DSM 10332 genome, CACTACCGCCGGCCGCGGCACGCGGTTATAGGTGGAGGCCATCGCGTAGTTATACGCGCCCGTCCCGAACACGACCACCCGATCACCCACATCCGCGGCGGGAAGATGCGCTTGCGGTATCAAAACATCCCCGCTTTCACAATACCGGCCGACCAAAGATACCGGGATTCGACGATCGGAATGAACTTTCCCGTCGATTTCCGCTTGATAGACGGCTTGATAGAGGGCGGGCCGAATATTATCCCCCATCCCCCCATCGACCGCGACGTACCCATGGCCTCCCGGTGTGGTCTTACGGGCGCGCACGGTATAAATGGTTACGCCGGCTTCGGCCACGACCGATCGCCCGGGTTCCACAATCAGGCGGGGCGGCCGCTGAGTCGCCGGTGTCCATTCCGCCAATAAGGATTGGACCGTTTGGATAATGGCGGCGGGATTGGGGGGATCGTCGTCCGGTTGATAGCGAACGCCAAAGCCTCCGCCAATATCCAGCACCTCAGGCCACCAGCCCTTCTGATCGTACCAGGACCGACTGTAACGCAAGAGTGCTTCGGCATTGGCCAAGAAGGGCTCGGTTTCCAGAATTTGAGATCCGATATGGGCGTGAAATCCGGCGAGCCGCAAATGTCGGGCGTTCAACACGCGTTCAACCGCCCGGTCGCTAATCCCTTCGGCCATGGCGAAGCCAAATTTCGAGTCAAAATGTCCGGTGCGAATAAACGCGTGCGTGTGGGCGTCGATTCCCGGGGTCAGGCGCAACACCACGGCGGCTTCCTGGTGGCGTTCACCGGCGGCTTGATCCAATTGATCCAATTCGTCCAACGAATCGACCACCCAATAACCGACCCCCCGGTCTAACCCCCAAGCGATCTCCTCAGGCGTTTTCACA contains:
- a CDS encoding diaminopimelate decarboxylase (PFAM: Pyridoxal-dependent decarboxylase, C-terminal sheet domain; Pyridoxal-dependent decarboxylase, pyridoxal binding domain~TIGRFAM: diaminopimelate decarboxylase~COGs: COG0019 Diaminopimelate decarboxylase~InterPro IPR002986:IPR000183~KEGG: adg:Adeg_1303 diaminopimelate decarboxylase~PFAM: Orn/DAP/Arg decarboxylase 2~PRIAM: Diaminopimelate decarboxylase~SPTR: Diaminopimelate decarboxylase;~TIGRFAM: Diaminopimelate decarboxylase) gives rise to the protein MVPETYQVDAGGHITIGGMRIEDLAAKFGTPLYVFDYQTLVNRLTMFQSAVSQSAVPGMVAYAAKAFFTVPMGRLIQSLGLGLDVVSGGELFTALAAGIDPQRIMFHGNVKTPEEIAWGLDRGVGYWVVDSLDELDQLDQAAGERHQEAAVVLRLTPGIDAHTHAFIRTGHFDSKFGFAMAEGISDRAVERVLNARHLRLAGFHAHIGSQILETEPFLANAEALLRYSRSWYDQKGWWPEVLDIGGGFGVRYQPDDDPPNPAAIIQTVQSLLAEWTPATQRPPRLIVEPGRSVVAEAGVTIYTVRARKTTPGGHGYVAVDGGMGDNIRPALYQAVYQAEIDGKVHSDRRIPVSLVGRYCESGDVLIPQAHLPAADVGDRVVVFGTGAYNYAMASTYNRVPRPAVVVVREGQPTVWVRRETWQDLITLDNP